In Streptomyces rapamycinicus NRRL 5491, the genomic stretch TGACGCTGTCCCTGAAGAAGCTCGACGTGGGGCCCGCGTACGCGGTGTGGACGGGGATCGGGGCCGCCGGGACCGCGATCTACGGGATGGTCTTCCTCGGTGACCTCGTCTCCACGCTCAAGATCATCTCCATCTCGCTGGTGATCGTCGGCGTGATAGGGCTCCAGCTCTCCGGCTCGGCCCACTGAGGCCCGCCCCTCGGTTCGGCTCAGGCCAGCACGGTGCGCACCATACGGGCCACATCCGCCGCCGGGGCGGGCGCCATCACGTACGACAGGGCCAGTCTGGCGACCGCCTCACAGGCCTGCGGCAGTTCGACCGCGCCGAGCGGCCAGTCGCCCGCCAGCAGCCGCA encodes the following:
- a CDS encoding DMT family transporter is translated as MAWLLVVVAGLLETGFAVCLKLSHGFTRLWPTVAFCAFALGSFGLLTLSLKKLDVGPAYAVWTGIGAAGTAIYGMVFLGDLVSTLKIISISLVIVGVIGLQLSGSAH